Proteins co-encoded in one Malus sylvestris chromosome 9, drMalSylv7.2, whole genome shotgun sequence genomic window:
- the LOC126582146 gene encoding uncharacterized protein LOC126582146, translated as MKDKNKDQSVPTANSNDPRQLFEFAHAIAVAMGNNYPTAEWRSWKNVPENVKKVVIDELLCKYTLDDDTNEQLMKLMAYALEGGYNQWRYEVLQNGPGPSK; from the exons ATGAAGGATAAAAACAAGGATCAGAGCGTGCCCACCGCCAACTCGAATGATCCACGACAGCTTTTTGAGTTCGCACATGCGATTGCTGTGGCCATGGGGAATAATTATCCTACTGCTGAGTGGCGTTCTTGGAAAAATGTGCCTGAGAATGTGAAGAAGGTGGTGATAGATGAATTATTA TGTAAGTACACTCTTGATGATGATACGAACGAACAATTAATGAAGTTGATGGCATATGCGTTGGAGGGAGGTTACAATCAGTGGCGTTATGAAGTCTTGCAGAATGGACCAGGACCATCAAaatag
- the LOC126583093 gene encoding uncharacterized protein LOC126583093, producing the protein MDIEVAHWFVLNNCDETITYLDEHEELMKREHHSHLYAKKHCELFPRWFCKNVKKLKEMNSPTYTEELYNLVIGPLSAELYSGCHVNGIKFLATDHDDKLCTQNSGVHVSGGGDIADIDFYEKLTSVGQLFYKDRCQVILFKCRWFDTNPRRVGGVKRDDGLLSVNTNRCWYNDDPYILAIMAKQIFYIDDPNDRRGWKVVQKIKHRDPASNDDYVDVANQQLEASTTLGTDTLRDMTIVQELYQVAGGPIIEIPINSIMIDLGDLPLYNAPEHVNNNVDMATNEEEWESKYDNNDDLYSTLDED; encoded by the exons ATGGACATAGAGGTAGCACATTGGTTTGTACTTAACAATTGTGATGAGACAATTACCTACCTAGATGAGcatgaagagttgatgaagCGGGAACATCATTCACATTTATATGCCAAAAAGCATTGTGAATTGTTTCCTCGATGGTTTTGTAAAAAT gtgaagaaattgaaggaaatgaaTTCACCCACTTACACTGAAGAATTGTACAATTTGGTGATTGGGCCCTTAAGCGCAGAATTGTACTCTGGTTGTCAtgtaaatggcatcaagtttttggcaacTGATCACGATGACAAGCTTTGTACGCAAAATAGTGGGGTACATGTCTCAGGTGGGGGTGACATTGCAGACATTGATTTCTATGAAAAACTGACAAGTGTTGGGCAATTGTTTTACAAAGACCGATGTCAAGTTATCCTATTTAAGTGTCGCTGGTTTGATACAAATCCACGTCGGGTTGGAGGTGTTAAGCGAGACGATGGTTTGCTATCGGTCAACACTAACAGATGTTGGTATAACGACGACCCCTACATTTTGGCAATAATGGCTAAACAAATTTTCTATATAGATGACCCAAATGACAGGAGGGGATGGAAAGTAGTTCAAAAGATTAAGCACAGAGATCCTGCTAGCAATGACGATTATGTTGATGTTGCTAACCAACAATTGGAGGCTTCAACGACACTTGGTACAGATACACTACGGGATATGACTATTGTACAAGAACTGTATCAGGTAGCCGGAGGTCCTATTATCGAAATACCAATCAACTCCATTATGATTGACCTCGGGGATCTACCGCTATACAATGCACCCGAGCACGTGAACAACAATGTTGACATGGCTACAAACGAGGAGGAATGGGAGTCTAAATATGACAATAATGATGATCTTTATTCTACTTTAGATGAAGATTAA